A window of Gemmatimonadota bacterium contains these coding sequences:
- a CDS encoding S9 family peptidase, protein MRLVLRSAAFVLATASTLAAQSPSFEDVLSLRQAGSPAMSPDGRHVAFTVRTTEWSENRYDTEIWLAREGGTPIQLTRTAKGGSSSPRWSPDGQWIAFLTDRGDKQQVFVMALSGGEAFQVTASKEGVSDFRWAPDGRAIAFTATEAESDAMKQRRERFGEYAVEDGEYALTHLWIAPVVPEEWAAGKRPDAARLTGGDTFTVGNFSWSPDASRIAFDHADDPLINSWRTRDISIITVATRELRPLVRTRGSDDSPVWSPDGRAIVFASAGGDTTANYYKNGLVLRIPAEGGATTRLAADFDEQVSGVAWTPRGIFFNGRTRTASRLFRIDPERGTTTVAVDTPMNISSASFSADGSRFAFLTQDATHLPEVHTGALDGFRPAPVTTMSAQIAAWPIGTAEVVRWRSTDGAEIEGVLHKPRDFDPARKYPLLVVIHGGPTGIDVPQPLPGSVYPIAQWVAQGALVLRPNYRGSAGYGEAFRALNVRNLGVGDMWDVMSGVDHLARQGIVDTTRMGAMGWSQGGYISAFLTTNTTRFKAISVGAGISNWVTYYVATDIHPFTRQYLKNDPWRDAAIYARTSPMTNIVRARTPTLIQHGEFDRRVPIQNAYELYQGLQDVGVPTRLVVYKGFGHGITKPKETLAALRHNWAWFGRYVFGDSVTPLLGER, encoded by the coding sequence ATGCGCCTCGTCCTCCGCTCCGCCGCCTTCGTGCTCGCCACCGCCTCGACGCTGGCGGCGCAGTCCCCGTCCTTCGAGGACGTGCTCAGCCTCCGCCAGGCGGGGTCGCCGGCGATGTCGCCGGACGGCCGGCACGTCGCCTTCACGGTGCGCACCACCGAGTGGAGCGAGAACCGGTACGACACGGAAATCTGGCTCGCGCGCGAAGGCGGCACGCCGATCCAGCTCACGCGCACGGCCAAGGGCGGATCCTCGTCGCCGCGCTGGTCGCCCGACGGCCAGTGGATCGCCTTCCTGACCGACCGCGGCGACAAGCAGCAGGTCTTCGTGATGGCGCTGTCCGGTGGCGAGGCCTTCCAGGTGACGGCGTCCAAGGAAGGCGTGAGCGACTTCCGCTGGGCGCCCGACGGACGCGCCATCGCCTTCACCGCCACCGAGGCCGAGAGCGACGCGATGAAGCAGCGGCGCGAGCGCTTCGGCGAGTACGCGGTGGAGGACGGGGAGTATGCGCTGACGCATCTCTGGATCGCGCCGGTGGTGCCGGAGGAGTGGGCAGCGGGCAAGCGCCCCGATGCCGCGCGGCTGACCGGTGGCGACACCTTCACCGTGGGGAACTTCTCCTGGTCGCCGGACGCGTCGAGGATCGCCTTCGACCACGCGGACGACCCGCTCATCAACTCCTGGCGGACGCGGGACATCTCGATCATCACGGTCGCGACCCGTGAGCTGCGTCCGCTGGTCCGCACGCGCGGCAGCGACGACTCGCCGGTCTGGTCCCCGGACGGACGGGCGATCGTGTTCGCCTCCGCCGGTGGGGACACGACGGCCAACTACTACAAGAACGGTCTCGTCCTGCGCATCCCCGCCGAGGGCGGCGCGACGACGCGGCTGGCCGCGGACTTCGACGAGCAGGTGAGCGGAGTCGCCTGGACCCCGCGCGGCATCTTCTTCAACGGCCGCACGCGCACGGCATCGCGGCTCTTCCGCATCGACCCCGAACGCGGCACCACCACGGTCGCGGTCGACACGCCGATGAACATCTCGTCCGCCTCCTTCTCGGCCGACGGATCGCGCTTCGCCTTCCTCACGCAGGACGCGACGCATCTCCCCGAGGTCCACACCGGCGCGCTCGACGGCTTCCGGCCTGCCCCGGTGACGACGATGTCCGCGCAGATCGCCGCCTGGCCGATCGGGACCGCGGAGGTGGTCCGCTGGCGGAGTACGGACGGCGCCGAGATCGAGGGCGTGCTGCACAAGCCGCGCGACTTCGATCCGGCGCGGAAGTACCCCCTGCTCGTCGTCATCCACGGTGGCCCGACGGGGATCGACGTCCCGCAACCGCTGCCGGGGAGCGTCTATCCCATCGCGCAGTGGGTGGCGCAGGGCGCGCTCGTGCTGCGTCCCAACTATCGCGGGTCCGCGGGGTACGGCGAGGCATTCCGCGCGCTCAACGTACGCAACCTAGGCGTCGGCGACATGTGGGACGTGATGAGCGGCGTCGACCATCTCGCCCGCCAGGGGATCGTCGACACGACGCGCATGGGCGCGATGGGCTGGAGCCAGGGCGGCTACATCTCGGCCTTCCTCACCACCAACACGACGCGCTTCAAGGCGATCTCCGTCGGCGCCGGCATCTCCAACTGGGTGACCTACTACGTCGCCACCGACATCCATCCGTTCACGCGGCAGTACCTCAAGAACGACCCGTGGCGCGACGCGGCGATCTACGCCCGGACCTCGCCCATGACGAACATCGTCCGCGCGCGCACGCCGACGCTGATCCAGCACGGCGAGTTCGACCGCCGCGTGCCGATCCAGAACGCGTACGAGCTCTACCAGGGACTGCAGGATGTCGGCGTCCCCACACGGCTCGTGGTCTACAAGGGATTCGGGCACGGGATCACGAAGCCCAAGGAGACGCTCGCCGCCCTGCGACACAACTGGGCGTGGTTCGGTCGATACGTCTTCGGCGACTCGGTGACGCCACTGCTCGGGGAACGCTGA
- a CDS encoding C4-dicarboxylate ABC transporter, which produces MSPAELSLVAILVVVVASFGTRLNVGVLAVALAWPIAVYAAGWKPDQLMAAFPSSLFLTLLGVTLLFGVAQVNGTMAALTQRSLALAAGRAGLLPALFFVLACAISTLGPGAIATLALLAPLAMAAGVRAGVPVLLTALMIGNGANAGNLSPFSAVGVIVASAMEKAGLAGHEWRVWAANFVAHALAGGLAWALFGGPALLRAGATLARETPTPFARAHRFTLGVGALWILAVVVLKVNLGLAAFAAAAVLVLARTADDAAMVKAVPWSVLVMVCGVSVLIGVLEGTGGMALFTDLLARVASPASVNGVIAFITGTISTYSSTSGVVYPTFLPSVPGLVQRLGGGDPLEIALSINVGAALVDVSPLSTLGALCIAALPTGQEPARLFRSLLLWGLSMTILGALFCQLFIGLFAG; this is translated from the coding sequence GTGAGCCCCGCCGAACTCTCGCTCGTCGCGATCCTCGTGGTCGTCGTCGCGAGCTTCGGGACGCGACTCAACGTGGGGGTGCTCGCCGTCGCGCTCGCCTGGCCCATCGCGGTCTACGCGGCGGGATGGAAGCCGGACCAGCTGATGGCGGCGTTCCCGTCGTCGCTCTTCCTCACGCTGCTGGGGGTGACGCTCCTCTTCGGCGTGGCGCAGGTGAACGGGACGATGGCCGCGCTCACGCAGCGCTCGCTCGCGCTCGCGGCCGGTCGCGCGGGCCTGCTGCCGGCGCTGTTCTTCGTGCTCGCGTGCGCGATCAGCACGCTCGGGCCCGGCGCGATCGCGACGCTCGCCCTGCTCGCCCCGCTCGCGATGGCGGCCGGCGTCCGCGCCGGCGTGCCGGTGCTGCTCACGGCGCTCATGATCGGCAACGGCGCGAACGCCGGGAATCTCTCGCCCTTCAGCGCCGTCGGCGTGATCGTCGCCTCGGCGATGGAGAAGGCGGGGCTCGCCGGACACGAGTGGCGGGTCTGGGCGGCGAACTTCGTCGCGCACGCGCTCGCGGGCGGGCTGGCGTGGGCGCTCTTCGGCGGGCCGGCCCTGCTCCGCGCGGGCGCGACTCTCGCGCGCGAGACGCCGACGCCGTTCGCGCGTGCGCATCGCTTCACGCTGGGCGTCGGGGCGCTCTGGATCCTCGCCGTGGTCGTGCTCAAGGTGAATCTCGGGCTCGCCGCGTTCGCCGCGGCGGCGGTGCTCGTGCTCGCCCGCACCGCCGACGATGCCGCGATGGTGAAGGCGGTGCCGTGGAGCGTGCTCGTGATGGTGTGCGGCGTGAGCGTGCTCATCGGCGTGCTCGAAGGGACCGGCGGGATGGCGCTCTTCACCGACCTGCTCGCCCGCGTCGCGTCGCCGGCGAGCGTGAACGGCGTGATCGCGTTCATCACCGGGACCATCTCCACGTACAGTTCGACGTCGGGCGTGGTCTATCCGACCTTCCTGCCGTCGGTCCCGGGGCTGGTGCAGCGGCTGGGCGGCGGGGACCCGCTCGAGATCGCCCTGAGCATCAACGTCGGCGCCGCGCTCGTCGACGTCTCGCCGCTCTCCACGCTCGGGGCGCTCTGCATCGCCGCACTGCCGACCGGACAGGAGCCGGCCCGCCTCTTCCGCAGCCTGCTGCTCTGGGGGCTCTCGATGACCATCCTCGGCGCGCTCTTCTGTCAGCTCTTCATCGGCCTCTTCGCCGGGTGA
- a CDS encoding DUF4399 domain-containing protein, with amino-acid sequence MTPPIRLALLALLAAAPLAAQTPGTGRPAKPAPAAASTMPAPQIYFRAPANNAVVDTTFELAFGLKNYGVAPAGVNLANTGHFHVLINVEPSAPGTVIPADSLHRHFGGGQIETMLTLKPGRYTLRLVLADHEHKVIGPPLVSAPITVTVSRRQRPR; translated from the coding sequence ATGACTCCCCCCATCCGCCTCGCACTGCTGGCGCTCCTTGCCGCCGCGCCCCTCGCGGCCCAGACCCCCGGGACCGGTCGGCCGGCCAAGCCCGCTCCGGCGGCCGCCTCGACCATGCCGGCGCCGCAGATCTACTTCCGCGCGCCGGCGAACAACGCCGTCGTGGACACCACCTTCGAGCTCGCGTTCGGGCTCAAGAACTACGGGGTCGCCCCGGCCGGCGTGAACCTGGCCAACACCGGGCACTTCCATGTGCTGATCAACGTGGAGCCGTCGGCGCCGGGGACCGTCATCCCGGCGGACTCGCTGCATCGGCACTTCGGCGGCGGGCAGATCGAGACGATGCTCACGCTCAAGCCCGGGCGCTACACGCTCCGGCTCGTGCTCGCCGACCACGAGCACAAGGTGATCGGCCCGCCGCTCGTCTCGGCGCCGATCACGGTGACCGTGAGCCGACGCCAGCGGCCGCGGTGA
- a CDS encoding M20/M25/M40 family metallo-hydrolase — translation MLSAPDGPAPASEAVAVDTAVAAQRLAEAVRFATVSYASGAPIDTAAFLGFHDFLARAFPQAHATLTRERIGGLSLLYTWKGKDTTAAPVILMGHMDVVPVPEPNLTEWTHAPFSGAIADGYVWGRGTLDDKTTVLSTLEAVEGLVAQGFVPSRTVYLTFGHDEEVGGRYGARAIVAELVRRGVKPALVIDEGGFMASGVMPGIEGRAAIVGIAEKGYLSLRLTAKAQGGHSSMPTERTAVGALSRAIAALEANPFPLSLDGPTRGMLEAMAPYSGFGQKVVLGNLWLTAPLVVGSLGKAPLGAALMHTTISPTMLDAGIKDNVLPPEASAVVNFRIRPGETQQSVIAYVTRVIDDTLITIAPTDSARTDPSPVSDIRSPAYQLIARTIRGMMPGERVPVLPYLVMGGTDAKYWNDHSDKVFRFLAIPLGEGDVARVHGVNERVRVEDYAVAVRFFSGLLKGLDQLGAP, via the coding sequence ATGCTCTCCGCGCCGGACGGGCCAGCCCCCGCGAGCGAGGCGGTGGCGGTCGATACCGCGGTCGCCGCGCAGCGGCTCGCCGAGGCCGTGCGGTTCGCCACCGTCTCGTACGCCTCCGGCGCGCCCATCGACACCGCCGCCTTCCTCGGCTTCCATGACTTCCTTGCGCGCGCCTTCCCGCAGGCGCACGCCACGCTCACGCGCGAACGCATCGGTGGCCTGAGCCTGCTCTACACCTGGAAGGGAAAGGACACGACCGCCGCGCCGGTGATCCTCATGGGGCACATGGATGTGGTCCCGGTCCCGGAGCCCAACCTCACCGAGTGGACGCACGCCCCGTTCTCGGGTGCCATCGCCGACGGCTACGTGTGGGGACGCGGGACGCTCGATGACAAGACGACGGTGCTCTCGACGCTCGAAGCCGTGGAGGGACTCGTCGCGCAGGGCTTCGTCCCCTCGCGCACGGTGTACCTCACCTTCGGGCACGACGAGGAGGTGGGCGGACGGTACGGCGCGCGCGCCATCGTCGCCGAACTCGTGCGGCGTGGCGTGAAGCCGGCGCTCGTCATCGACGAGGGCGGGTTCATGGCGAGCGGCGTCATGCCCGGCATCGAGGGCCGCGCGGCGATCGTCGGCATCGCGGAGAAGGGGTACCTCTCGCTCCGGCTCACCGCGAAGGCCCAGGGCGGTCACTCGTCCATGCCGACGGAGCGGACCGCGGTCGGTGCGCTGAGCCGCGCGATCGCCGCGCTCGAGGCCAATCCGTTCCCGCTCTCGCTCGACGGTCCCACGCGCGGCATGCTCGAGGCGATGGCGCCCTACTCGGGATTCGGGCAGAAGGTCGTGCTCGGCAATCTCTGGCTCACCGCGCCCCTCGTCGTCGGCTCGCTCGGCAAGGCCCCGCTCGGCGCGGCCCTCATGCACACGACCATCTCGCCGACCATGCTCGACGCCGGCATCAAGGACAACGTCCTGCCGCCCGAGGCTTCGGCGGTGGTGAACTTCCGCATCCGTCCCGGCGAGACGCAGCAGTCGGTGATCGCCTACGTGACGCGCGTGATCGATGACACGCTCATCACCATCGCCCCGACCGACTCCGCGCGCACCGACCCATCGCCGGTCTCCGACATCCGGTCGCCGGCGTACCAGCTCATCGCACGGACGATCCGCGGGATGATGCCCGGCGAGCGCGTGCCCGTGCTCCCGTATCTCGTGATGGGCGGCACCGACGCGAAGTACTGGAACGACCACTCGGACAAGGTGTTCCGGTTCCTCGCCATCCCGCTCGGGGAGGGGGACGTGGCGCGCGTGCACGGCGTGAACGAGCGGGTGCGAGTGGAGGACTACGCGGTGGCGGTGCGCTTCTTCAGCGGCCTGCTGAAGGGACTCGACCAGTTGGGTGCGCCGTGA
- a CDS encoding TonB-dependent receptor plug domain-containing protein, which translates to MSPGARRATACLLACLVLLAVSLTVPLRTAAAQARQDRTPSRAVGGTVLDSATIAASPARTLADLLSGRVPGLNVTYTTGAPGFAPEITARGSASRYGPGRPLLYVDGVLMREDPHQLGLGEALDRQVPAPAWSLPTSEIAEVEVVLGPAAGTLLAFGAPRGAVMVRTRRGGGAWRSTGSVEAVAQSAPAPFSSRLLNRGLVIGGGTTDFCPLTDQATGYCVQTSSYTARPFGGETPFRSAAAMRADVSATGDTPLGALRVGAAFDQAPAVLARDAVERLDLSLAARSRAWRGLSATLDARVSRHAGAYVRRGEGGVGELGTNLIQPTDTTFGAAFRTVDSTIARATPYRSERESASLDVRWAPRDGLLVYAQGTATRAARQNDLTVALYSAFAPFAYGGTERTFNAYLETLGSGTAGVRYTRALWRSLRASAEIGGHRTNVDQHEERLRTRESTVGTSTLEDRAASPDIRGSSFFTAARLELGPARWISGGFRKETTTLFGRAYGDDPFNTLQAAWTISQERFFPKVPGVDRVHLRAAYGESGDHEAVLAVGTAFAFTPGVSEGPARRLQRTLEREAGADLDLFDGRVQLRGTAFARALRDGYLPSGAPPGSGGAALVFASWVTHGHEWSLVRPARGTGPFRWSGAVHWSSARTRITPLNAPTLQSTLQGGSVVRFAPGEWFGAMQAARHYFSDANDDGIIDASEITIGAPTFVGVTQPTDLVGATFTASWREWLRAGVTLDGKFGHVRANGTARYACQALVCDGLYAGTLAEQALAVASGYSGTFTGPVHAADFVRARELWVRVAIASRFVPRALGGAALTLAVRNVGSWSRYPSGDPEVGSFAFPTVQRGDYFTPALPRLVSLRLDLVP; encoded by the coding sequence GTGAGCCCAGGCGCCCGTCGCGCGACCGCATGCCTGCTCGCATGCCTGGTCCTGCTGGCCGTGTCACTCACCGTGCCGCTGCGCACGGCCGCGGCGCAAGCTCGCCAAGACCGCACGCCATCCCGCGCCGTCGGCGGCACCGTCCTCGACTCGGCGACGATCGCGGCGAGCCCGGCGCGCACGCTGGCCGACCTGCTCTCCGGCCGCGTCCCGGGATTGAACGTCACGTACACCACGGGGGCACCCGGCTTCGCGCCGGAGATCACGGCGCGCGGGTCGGCCTCGCGATACGGGCCGGGACGCCCGCTGCTCTACGTGGATGGCGTGCTGATGCGCGAGGATCCGCATCAACTCGGACTGGGCGAGGCGCTCGACCGGCAGGTGCCCGCGCCGGCGTGGAGCTTGCCGACGTCGGAGATCGCCGAGGTGGAGGTCGTCCTCGGTCCGGCGGCCGGGACGCTCCTCGCGTTCGGTGCCCCGCGCGGCGCGGTGATGGTCCGCACGCGGCGCGGCGGCGGCGCGTGGCGTTCGACGGGATCCGTCGAGGCGGTCGCACAGTCCGCTCCTGCACCGTTCTCCAGCCGCCTGCTGAATCGCGGCCTCGTCATCGGCGGCGGCACCACGGACTTCTGCCCGCTCACCGACCAGGCGACCGGCTACTGCGTGCAGACGAGCAGCTACACGGCGCGACCGTTCGGCGGCGAGACGCCGTTCCGTTCGGCGGCCGCGATGCGCGCCGACGTCTCCGCCACCGGGGACACGCCACTCGGCGCGCTGCGGGTCGGTGCGGCCTTCGACCAGGCGCCCGCGGTGCTCGCCCGCGATGCGGTGGAGCGCCTCGATCTCTCGCTCGCGGCACGTTCGCGCGCATGGCGTGGCCTCTCGGCGACCCTCGATGCGCGCGTGTCACGTCACGCCGGCGCGTACGTGCGGCGCGGCGAAGGGGGCGTGGGCGAGCTCGGCACCAATCTCATCCAGCCCACGGACACCACCTTCGGCGCGGCGTTTCGGACCGTCGACTCGACCATCGCGCGCGCCACGCCCTATCGCAGCGAGCGCGAGAGCGCGTCGCTCGATGTGCGATGGGCGCCGCGTGACGGACTCCTCGTCTATGCGCAGGGCACCGCCACGCGCGCCGCGCGGCAGAACGACCTCACCGTCGCGCTCTACAGCGCGTTCGCGCCGTTCGCGTACGGCGGGACCGAGCGGACGTTCAACGCGTACCTCGAGACGCTTGGGTCGGGCACCGCCGGGGTGCGCTACACGCGCGCGCTCTGGCGCTCGCTGCGCGCGAGCGCCGAGATCGGCGGGCACCGGACCAACGTCGACCAGCACGAGGAGCGCCTGCGGACGCGGGAGAGCACCGTCGGCACCTCCACGCTCGAGGACCGCGCCGCCTCGCCGGACATCCGCGGCAGTTCCTTCTTCACCGCCGCGCGGCTGGAACTCGGACCGGCCCGCTGGATCAGCGGCGGATTCCGCAAGGAGACCACGACGCTGTTCGGCCGCGCCTATGGTGACGACCCGTTCAACACGCTGCAAGCCGCGTGGACCATCTCGCAGGAACGCTTCTTCCCGAAGGTCCCCGGTGTCGATCGGGTGCACCTGCGGGCCGCGTACGGGGAGTCGGGAGACCACGAGGCGGTGCTCGCGGTCGGGACCGCCTTCGCGTTCACCCCGGGCGTGTCCGAGGGGCCGGCGCGACGGCTGCAGCGTACGCTCGAACGCGAAGCGGGGGCTGATCTCGACCTGTTCGACGGCCGCGTGCAGTTGCGCGGGACCGCCTTCGCGCGCGCGCTCCGCGACGGCTATCTGCCGAGCGGCGCCCCGCCGGGGAGCGGCGGGGCGGCGCTGGTGTTCGCCTCATGGGTCACGCACGGGCATGAGTGGTCGCTCGTGCGCCCGGCGCGCGGGACCGGTCCCTTCCGTTGGAGCGGGGCGGTCCACTGGTCGAGCGCGCGCACGCGCATCACGCCGCTGAACGCGCCGACGCTCCAGTCCACGCTGCAGGGCGGATCGGTCGTGCGCTTCGCGCCGGGTGAGTGGTTCGGGGCGATGCAGGCCGCGCGCCACTACTTCTCCGATGCCAACGACGACGGCATCATCGACGCGAGCGAGATCACCATCGGCGCGCCGACCTTCGTCGGCGTCACGCAGCCAACGGACCTCGTCGGGGCCACGTTCACCGCCTCATGGCGTGAGTGGCTGCGCGCGGGCGTCACGCTCGACGGGAAGTTCGGCCACGTCCGCGCAAACGGCACGGCGCGCTACGCCTGCCAGGCGCTCGTCTGTGACGGCCTCTACGCGGGGACGCTGGCCGAGCAGGCGCTCGCCGTGGCGAGTGGCTATTCGGGGACCTTCACCGGACCGGTGCACGCCGCGGACTTCGTGCGCGCGCGCGAGCTCTGGGTGCGCGTCGCGATCGCGTCGCGGTTCGTCCCTCGCGCCCTCGGCGGCGCCGCGCTCACGCTCGCCGTGCGCAACGTGGGGAGCTGGTCGCGCTACCCGTCGGGCGATCCCGAGGTCGGCAGCTTCGCCTTCCCCACCGTCCAGCGCGGCGACTACTTCACGCCGGCGCTGCCGCGCCTCGTCTCGCTGCGCCTCGACCTCGTGCCCTGA
- a CDS encoding D-2-hydroxyacid dehydrogenase — translation MTALPLPFRPRRLVVGSSTHAELIAWLRARRPDLEFRGALHTAITPDDLAWADAYIGFRRPPSAATMGAVRWVHCTGAGVDSWLDAPGLDAGILLTRTPESFGPPIAEWAVARVFAIQQQLLDVAAAQREARWAPRDVARVAGTRALIVGTGDIGRAIARSFDALGITVTGVSRSGAMVDAPFAAVHRVDALADLVVDADWIVLVVPATRETRGLVSRAVLSRCRGAVLLNAGRGAVVDEAALPEALALGWLRAAALDVFEREPLPAESPLWADPRVLASPHISGLTTIDGAGSGFLECLESLEAGRIPKWQVDRLAGY, via the coding sequence GTGACCGCCCTCCCGCTTCCCTTCCGTCCGCGTCGGCTCGTCGTCGGATCGAGCACGCACGCCGAGCTCATCGCCTGGCTGCGCGCCCGGCGGCCCGACCTCGAGTTCCGCGGCGCCCTGCACACCGCGATCACCCCTGACGACCTCGCGTGGGCCGATGCGTACATCGGCTTCCGGCGTCCGCCGTCGGCGGCGACGATGGGCGCGGTGCGCTGGGTCCACTGCACCGGCGCGGGCGTCGACTCCTGGCTCGACGCGCCCGGGCTCGATGCCGGGATCCTGCTCACGCGCACGCCGGAGTCGTTCGGGCCGCCGATCGCCGAGTGGGCGGTCGCGCGCGTCTTCGCGATCCAGCAGCAGCTGCTCGACGTGGCCGCGGCGCAGCGCGAGGCGCGCTGGGCACCGCGCGACGTGGCGCGCGTCGCGGGGACGCGCGCGTTGATCGTGGGCACGGGGGACATCGGGCGTGCGATCGCGCGGAGCTTCGACGCGCTGGGGATCACCGTCACCGGCGTCTCGCGGAGCGGGGCGATGGTCGATGCCCCGTTCGCGGCGGTGCATCGCGTGGACGCGCTGGCCGACCTCGTCGTCGACGCGGACTGGATCGTGCTCGTCGTGCCGGCCACGCGCGAGACGCGCGGGCTCGTCTCGCGCGCCGTCCTCTCACGGTGTCGCGGTGCGGTGTTGCTCAACGCCGGTCGCGGAGCCGTGGTGGATGAGGCCGCGCTCCCGGAGGCGCTCGCGCTGGGATGGCTGCGCGCGGCGGCGCTCGACGTCTTCGAGCGCGAGCCGTTGCCGGCGGAGTCGCCGCTCTGGGCCGACCCGCGCGTGCTCGCCTCGCCGCACATCTCGGGACTCACCACGATCGATGGCGCGGGGAGCGGATTCCTCGAGTGCCTCGAGTCCCTCGAGGCCGGGCGGATCCCGAAGTGGCAGGTCGATCGACTCGCAGGGTATTGA
- a CDS encoding MBL fold metallo-hydrolase translates to MDRRGFLGVGGGCAAHLALMSAGVPAPMRARWAARARFPVAALEPWGRLERVAEGVWAMVSTPLVDRTTLCNGGLVAGRDGVLMIEAFGSDAGAKWMAEQARVLTGQAPTHVAVTHYHADHTGGLSAAHAPGSVRLHATAVTRDLTTSRNAGAPADLLKDAILVDPAAGATLDLGGRRVRIAPHDGHTPSDVSARVDDTPVLFCGDLVWNGMFPNFVDALPSKLTRSVRALRASDATTFVPGHGTLATVADMDRYLALLDSVEAAARRAVERGLTAQAAGAEYQIPAALGEWVLFNPRYFERAIGAWITELSASR, encoded by the coding sequence ATGGATCGTCGCGGGTTCCTCGGCGTCGGCGGCGGGTGCGCCGCCCACCTCGCGCTCATGTCGGCGGGCGTTCCCGCGCCCATGCGCGCGCGATGGGCCGCCCGCGCACGATTCCCCGTCGCCGCGCTCGAACCGTGGGGACGTCTCGAGCGCGTGGCCGAGGGCGTGTGGGCGATGGTCTCCACGCCGCTCGTCGATCGCACCACGCTCTGCAACGGCGGGCTCGTCGCGGGGCGCGATGGCGTCCTGATGATCGAGGCCTTCGGGAGCGACGCGGGGGCGAAGTGGATGGCCGAGCAGGCGCGCGTGCTCACCGGCCAGGCACCGACGCACGTCGCGGTGACGCACTACCATGCCGATCACACCGGTGGCCTCTCCGCGGCGCATGCCCCGGGAAGCGTGCGGTTACACGCGACCGCCGTGACGCGCGATCTCACCACCTCACGCAACGCCGGCGCGCCGGCCGATCTCCTCAAGGACGCGATCCTCGTCGACCCGGCGGCCGGCGCCACGCTCGACCTCGGCGGCCGCCGCGTGCGGATCGCGCCGCACGACGGGCACACGCCCAGCGACGTGAGCGCCCGCGTGGACGACACGCCGGTGTTGTTCTGCGGGGATCTCGTCTGGAACGGGATGTTCCCCAACTTCGTCGATGCGCTCCCGTCGAAGCTCACGCGCAGTGTCCGCGCGTTGCGCGCGAGCGACGCCACGACCTTCGTGCCCGGGCATGGCACGCTGGCGACGGTCGCGGACATGGACCGCTACCTGGCGCTGCTCGACTCGGTCGAGGCGGCGGCGCGGCGCGCGGTGGAGCGGGGACTCACTGCGCAGGCCGCCGGGGCAGAGTACCAGATCCCGGCGGCGCTCGGTGAGTGGGTCCTCTTCAATCCGCGCTACTTCGAGCGCGCGATCGGGGCGTGGATCACGGAGCTGTCGGCCTCGCGTTGA